In one window of Fictibacillus phosphorivorans DNA:
- the corA gene encoding magnesium/cobalt transporter CorA has protein sequence MVRTIAIIDHKVIINPPFRQINEMKPDWFWVDFDCPTSGETNLLRTFFDFHPLAVEDCVNALQRPKVEFYEGHLFYVVHALDKKTLEATEVDIFTTKNCVVTYHKTNVPEIDFVWKYLSGLETVPPELGKNELLHKLMDKLVDMYFPIMHELEERVISIESNEDDEAPKIINQIFDIRGDLLTLRKTVVPMRELLYRMLESKRVGLDAEERSYFHDIYDHLLRLTDMMTSAREMTSDIRDNYISLNSYRMNNIMKTLTVITTIFMPLTFIAGLYGMNFVNMPELQTKNGYFYVLGFMVLLGAIMSIWFKKKGWFEQD, from the coding sequence ATGGTCCGAACAATCGCTATCATCGATCATAAAGTAATTATTAATCCACCGTTTCGACAGATCAATGAAATGAAACCTGATTGGTTCTGGGTTGACTTTGACTGTCCGACATCAGGTGAAACCAATTTATTGCGCACTTTTTTTGACTTCCATCCCCTTGCTGTAGAGGACTGTGTGAATGCCTTGCAACGTCCAAAAGTAGAATTTTACGAGGGTCATCTGTTTTATGTGGTGCACGCTTTAGACAAAAAGACACTTGAAGCAACTGAGGTTGATATCTTTACAACAAAAAACTGTGTGGTTACGTATCATAAAACAAACGTTCCTGAGATTGATTTTGTATGGAAGTATTTAAGTGGTCTCGAGACTGTTCCGCCTGAACTTGGTAAAAACGAACTTCTTCATAAATTGATGGATAAACTAGTAGATATGTATTTTCCCATTATGCATGAACTAGAAGAACGAGTCATTTCCATCGAAAGCAATGAAGATGATGAAGCACCTAAAATCATTAATCAGATCTTTGATATTAGAGGAGATCTCTTAACATTAAGAAAAACGGTCGTGCCAATGCGTGAGCTTCTGTATCGGATGCTGGAATCAAAACGAGTGGGTTTAGATGCAGAAGAAAGGTCCTATTTTCATGATATATACGATCATCTTCTGAGGTTAACAGATATGATGACTTCTGCCAGAGAGATGACATCAGATATTCGTGATAATTATATTTCTCTTAACTCTTACCGTATGAACAATATCATGAAAACATTAACCGTAATCACAACAATTTTCATGCCGCTAACGTTTATTGCGGGTCTTTATGGGATGAACTTTGTAAACATGCCAGAGCTGCAAACAAAAAATGGCTATTTCTATGTACTAGGTTTTATGGTCTTATTAGGCGCGATTATGTCCATTTGGTTCAAGAAAAAAGGATGGTTCGAGCAAGACTGA
- a CDS encoding general stress protein, translating into MKKDIIGTYTKEEEAVGAIKALVEKGYHPSDISIVAKDDEMVDQVADETHVNERKITEDDADSATYGTIAGFLTGIGGGIAVPGLGVPGVGPLLAAGPFASMFDHDEADMKEILKNMDVSESDAERYMQDLQDGKILVMVERK; encoded by the coding sequence ATGAAAAAAGATATTATCGGTACATATACAAAAGAAGAAGAAGCGGTTGGCGCAATCAAAGCATTAGTGGAAAAAGGATATCATCCATCTGATATTTCAATCGTTGCGAAAGATGATGAGATGGTTGATCAAGTTGCAGATGAAACTCATGTAAATGAAAGAAAAATTACGGAAGATGATGCAGACAGTGCGACATACGGCACAATTGCAGGTTTTCTAACCGGTATTGGTGGAGGAATTGCCGTGCCGGGCCTAGGAGTACCAGGGGTCGGGCCACTTCTTGCAGCTGGACCTTTTGCTTCGATGTTTGATCACGATGAAGCGGATATGAAAGAAATCCTGAAGAACATGGATGTTTCGGAAAGTGATGCAGAGCGTTATATGCAAGATCTACAAGATGGCAAGATTTTAGTTATGGTTGAAAGAAAATAA